The following is a genomic window from Crocinitomicaceae bacterium.
TTTGAACATCCTGTTGTGTTGCGCTTTGCAAAACTTGAATTAATACGCGGCGAATGGAGAAGATACTTAAACAATATTGATGAACCGGGTGAATATATTGAAACTGATCCTGACGCAACTGAATTTAATATTGCTGCCGTAAACCTTGAAGAAAACAATTTAAAAGAACCGGTGAATTATGCTATTCCGCCGGGCATTCAACGTCAGCAAGACAATGCCTCAATTAACTTCAGACAATTGAATGAGCAATCACTTTCACTGCAGGTTTGCGGATTGAAAGATGGAGAGGCTAGAGCTGCATACAAAAATGTTTCATTTGATGTGAGATCTTATAAAAACCTGCGCATGTTTGTTCACGGTGAAGCGCGCAATATTGAAGCCAATCTTCAGGATGATGAATTGACTGTTTTCATTCGTTTAGGAACTGATTTTGAAAACAACTATTATGAGTTTGAAATGCCAATTAAAGTTACTCCATGGGGGACTGATTATACACAGGATTTGGTGATATGGCCTGAAGCAAATAATATGATCATTGCATTTGATTCATTGATTAATCTCAAAATGAAACGCAATGCTTCTGGTGTGCCTTCCACATCAGAATATATTTTGACTTACACAGATCCTACAACAGGTCAGGTGGTGAGAATAAAAGTTAAAGGAAATCCAAACTTACAGGGCATGAAAGTAATCATGATTGGAGTTAGAAATCCCGGAAAAGACACAAATCACCCATGGATGCATGCTGAAGACGGGATGGATAAATGCGCTGAAATTTGGGTGAATGAATTGCGCCTCACAGATTTTGATCAAGAAGGTGGTTGGGCTTCAACTGCACGTGTTGGTGTTCAAATGGCTGATTTTGCAAACGTGAATTTTTCAGGAAATTATTCAACACCTGGTTGGGGAAGTATTGAGAAAAAAGTGAGCGAAAGACAACGTGATACACGAAAGGGATTTGACTTTTCAAGCAGTGTTGAATTAGGACAATTTTTTGGAAATAAAGTGAAATTGCAAGTACCATTTATGTACGGATATTCTGTTACCGCAATTGATCCGCAATATGATTTATTAGCACCTGATGTCAGGCTTGAAGATTATTCTGACTTGGCAACTAAGCAAGAGCGAGCCCGATTGTCACGCGATATTACAATCAGGCAATATTATAATTTCACCAATGTCCGACGAGAAAGACCGGCGGGAAAACCAGTGCATTTTTGGGATGTTGAAAATTTATCTGCAACATATTCTTACAATGAATTGTATCAGCGTGACATCAATACTGATCATGATATTACTAGAACGTATCGTGGTGTGCTGAACTATACCTTCTCTGGCAAACCAATTGAAGTGCAGCCATTCAAGGATAACGCCTTCTTCAAAAAATCAAAATGGTTTGGGCTCATCAAAGAATTCAATTTTAATTTAGGTCCTAAATCTATTGCAGTGAGCAGTGAAATTACAAGGATGTATAATGAAAGACAAAACAGAAATGTCCTAGACACTAGTTTCATTTTCCCGCAGACGTATCTAAAAAATTTCACATGGAATCGTACCTATGATTTTAAGTATGATTTTACAAAGCAACTCAAGTTTACTTTTGCCGCCATAAACAATGCTATCATTTATGAACCTAATGGCATAATTAATCCTGATGCTGCAGAGGGTTCAGATGATTATAACACGTATCAATTGTTCAGAGATGGTGTTGACAAAGCATTCAATCCATTCAGCTCATCAAGTGATACCTTGAACCGGTTTGGTGGATACACGATGAGTTATAGTCACAATTATAATTTCACGTATAAAATTCCATTCAATCAATTACCTCTCACAGATTGGTTGTCATCTAACGTGAAGTATAGAGGCAGTTATGATTGGCAGCGTGCGCCTATCTCACAACCTGCATTTGGACATACCATTCAAAACTCATCAAATTTCAATTTGACTTTGCAGGCAGATATGTCAAAGTTATACAACCGCATTGAGTTTTTCAGAAGAGTGAATGGCGGTGCACCGCAGCGTGGAGGACGCACAACGACATCCGGCGGGTCTGATGGTAAAGATGGAAAGGAAGGTGGAGAAGGTGATGAAAAGGATGAAAAAGAAAAAGATGAAAAAGAGAAAAAGGAAAAAGGAGAATTACATCCTGCATGGAAATTTGTTGGGCAAATGCTCATGACTTTGCAATCTGTAAACTTTACATATACTGAAGTAGATGGAATGTTGATGCCGGGCTTTAATAATTCAACAACTTTATTTGGTATGAATAATTTTGGTGCACCCGGATTTGCTTTCATCTCAGGTCAACAAAATTATGATATCTGGGGCAGACCGAACACCGTTTGGGGTGCTGATAGCAGTTTTGCAAGATATGCCGCCACTAACGGATGGTTGGTGCAAAACCCTAATCTCAACGTTCAGCACACCGTTATGCACACGCAATCAATTAATGGTAAAGTCACCTTACAACCATTCAAAGATTTTTCTGTGAATCTTTCATTAGACAGAAAAATTACTGACAATGAAAACGGATTTTATCGTTACAATGATACAACTGCATTTTGGGAATATCAGAACCGCGTAAATATGGGTTCACTTACCTTCACCACTATTACATGGAAAACAGCGTTTGCAAAAATTGATACCACTAATTTCTCACAAGAATTTCAAGACTTGAGAAACTCTCGTGATGAAGTGTCACAACAATTAGGTACAAACGCCGGAACATCTTTGGGAAGTGATGGTTTTTATGATGGTTTTGGCGCTAACCAACAAGATGTTCTAATCGGATCTTTCTTTGCAGCCTACACCGGTAAAGGTTCTGGTAATAAATTCTTTGATGTATTCAGCGCTATTCCTTTGCCGAACTGGGATGTGCGTTACAATGGTTTGGCTAAGCTTGAATTCATGAAAAAGTATGTCAAGAATTTTACTTTGTCACATTCATATCGTTCTACCGTATCTGTTTCTAATTATCAAACTAATTTGGGTGCATTTGATGAGAATGGTATTCAACTGCGTGATGCATCAGATAATTTTATTGCGGGTAGACAAATTCAAAGTATCACCATCACAGAGCAATTTGCTCCGCTCATTGGATTGGATGCAACTTGGACAATTGGTCAAAACGGATTGCTTACTAAATTTGAGTACACAAAAGATCGTACGCTTGCGCTGAACATTCCTAACGCACAAGTAATGGAAATGCGTGGATGGGAAATTGTGATTGGTTCTGGTTACGCATTCTCTGACGTAAAGCTGCCAATTAAATTCATGGGTAAAACACCTGAAAGTGACTTGACTTTGCGGTTTGACCTCAACATTAGAAACAATATTTCAGTAGCAAGAAATATTATTGAAGACACCAATCAACCTTCAGCCGGTACAAGAACCTGGTCATTGCGTTTCAGAGCAGATTATAATATGGGTCCTAATCTAAACGTGGCATTGTATTTTGACCGTGTAGTAAATAAACCGGTACTGTCCAATGCGTATCCAACAGCAAATACAAGTGCAGGTCTTTCATTGCGCTTTAACCTTGCTCAGTAATTCATGACTTCATCACCAAGCATAATCAGACCGGCAACTAAATCAGATGTTGGAGATGTGCTGAAATTGATTCGTGAACTTGCTATGTATGAAAACGCCGCACAAGAAGTTTCAAATACTGAACAGCAACTTACTGAAGATTTGTTTGGAAACAACTCCGTTTGTGAAAGCATTGTTGCTGTGCACAAAAATCAAGTAGTTGGTTTTGCTCTTTTCTATACAGCTTATTCAACATGGAAAGGAAAATGTCTTTACCTTGAAGATTTGTACGTGCAAGAAAATTTCAGACGTGCAGGCATTGGAAAAAAACTGTTTGACTATATTCTGCAATTAGCAAAAACTCGCAACATGAAAAGGTTATCATGGCAAGTACTGGATTGGAATGAACCCGCTATTGAATTTTACAAAAAATATCACGCGGAACTTGATCCGGAGTGGATTAACGGAAAGATCAGATTGGATCAGTGATCACGATTAAGCAAAAACGCAGCCAGTTCTTCAAGCGGTTGGCGTGCTTCATCTGAAATTTTTATTTCACGCAGATTTTTTAAAGCAATATCGTGGTAATATTTAATGGCAGATTCAGTTTCTGTTTTAATATTCAATTGCTCAAAACAACGTTTAGCTGCGGCTAATTTTTTTTCCGGATTATTTTCTGTGAGCATTGTTTGTAATGCTTCTTTCTGTCTCTGATCAGCTTGTTCAAATGCCTTTAGTACAAGAAATGTTTTTTTATTTGCAAGAATATCACCGCCGGTTTGTTTGCCAACTTTTGTTGAGTCACCGTACAAATCAAGCAAGTCATCTTGTATTTGAAATGATATTCCCAGATTGACACCAAACTGGTATATTTTTTCTTGGTCAGAAAGATCACGCTGAGCAACTATAGCTCCAAACTGTAAACTACAGCCTAACAATACCGATGTTTTGAGACGAATCATTTCAATGTATTCTTTCAACGTTACATCTGAACGTTTTTCAAAGTCCATATCCAGTTGCTGACCTTCACACACTTCAGTTGCCGTTTTATTAAATACTTCTATCAGCGCATGAGAAACTTCAGGTGAGTAGGTGTTGAGTTTTTTGTATGCTTCAATCAGCATTCCATCTCCGCTGAGAATTCCAACATGGGTATTCCATTTTGTGTGAACAGTTGCTTTACCTCTGCGCAATGGCGCAGCATCCATGATATCATCATGAATTAAACTGAAATTATGAAAAAGCTCAACAGCTAATGCTGCGTTCATACTTTGTTCAGCAGGTTTTCCAAAAGCATTGCATGACATCAAAGTCAAAACTGGTCTCATGCGTTTTCCACCTAGAGAAAGTATATACTGCATGGGTTCATACAACAGTGCAGGTGTTTTGGGGAGCTGAATTTCTGAAACAGCTTTTTCAGTCAGTTTGAGATAAACTTCTAAATTATTCATCGTTGATCTGCTTCGAGTTTGAATCTTCTGCCTCGTATTTGCGAACGGTGTTTTCAATTTCAAGATTGTCAAATTCAATGTCTTCTTCTTCATGAAATATTTGAAGCATGGGTTCACGCATGGCTTTTACAATCATCTTTTTATCCATCCACAAAAGCAGCGTTGGTAATACAATTAAATTTGAGAGCATAGCCACAAGCAGTGTAAGAGAAACAAGTATGCCCAGCGCTTTAGTACCACCAAATTCAGAAAAAGTAAACATCAAAAATCCAAAGAAAAGGATGATAGACGTATAAATCATACTGGCACCGGTTTCACGCAAGGCCATCAGTACACATCTTCTAAAATCATGTTCATGATGTTTTAGTTCTTGTCTGAATTTAGCAAGAAAATGTATGGTGTCATCAACTGAAATACCAAATGCAATGCTGAATACAAGTAGCGTAGATGGTTTCATGGGCACACCAAAATATCCCATGATAGCAGCAGTAGTCATCAATGGAATAAAATTTGGAACAAGAGAAATAATAACCATGCGCCATGATTTGAAAAGGAATGCCATAATCAACCCGATTAAAACAATAGCAATAGAAAGTGAAGTAAACAAATTGATAACAAGATATTGTGTTCCGTTTGATGAAACTACTGATGTTCCGGTAAAGGTTACATCCCAGTGGTTTTCATCAATTGCTTTTTTGAGACTGTCATTGAATCCTGCATTGTCATGATTTGCGTAGAGTGAACTTTCATCTATATTGTTTACATCATCAGTGCCTGAATAAAATCTTTTTAAATCACTTGTCACGGCAGGATATTCAGAATAGAACAATTGCAATGCACCAGTTTTTTCTTGTCCACTTTTCTTGATGATTTGCTGATACGCACTATCCATGGCGGCGTATTGCGGATTGATCAACCGATCAATCACCGGACCAATGCTATCAACAATTGCCTGTATTTCATAAGCGCCCGTGTCACGAATTTGCATGGTGATGCGGGTAATGGTTTTGGTTGAATCTAGAAAAGCGTTGGAACCTGTTCCGCCCGCAGAGTTTTTTATATACGGCAGCATTTTGTTCATCTTGGTTACAGACGGAATAACATAACGAGATGAATCATTATTGCTATACGCCATGTTGATGATTTTTATACCGTCAGCAACTGAAAGTGATTTTGAAAAATATTCAAACTTTGCAAGGTAGTTTTGCACATCTTCTATTTCTTTGAAACGATTCCAGTAGACATTCGAATCTTTTGTATTGATTAATATATCAAAAGGAATAGAGCCTCTGAAATTGTCTTGAATGAAATGCAAATCTTGTGTGATGGGATCGTCTTGAGGTAAATCACCGGTGATATTACCGGTTGTT
Proteins encoded in this region:
- a CDS encoding GNAT family N-acetyltransferase codes for the protein MTSSPSIIRPATKSDVGDVLKLIRELAMYENAAQEVSNTEQQLTEDLFGNNSVCESIVAVHKNQVVGFALFYTAYSTWKGKCLYLEDLYVQENFRRAGIGKKLFDYILQLAKTRNMKRLSWQVLDWNEPAIEFYKKYHAELDPEWINGKIRLDQ
- a CDS encoding polyprenyl synthetase family protein, giving the protein MNNLEVYLKLTEKAVSEIQLPKTPALLYEPMQYILSLGGKRMRPVLTLMSCNAFGKPAEQSMNAALAVELFHNFSLIHDDIMDAAPLRRGKATVHTKWNTHVGILSGDGMLIEAYKKLNTYSPEVSHALIEVFNKTATEVCEGQQLDMDFEKRSDVTLKEYIEMIRLKTSVLLGCSLQFGAIVAQRDLSDQEKIYQFGVNLGISFQIQDDLLDLYGDSTKVGKQTGGDILANKKTFLVLKAFEQADQRQKEALQTMLTENNPEKKLAAAKRCFEQLNIKTETESAIKYYHDIALKNLREIKISDEARQPLEELAAFLLNRDH
- a CDS encoding MMPL family transporter, which produces MVVFILCLTVLPIILSYSKVPQTKHLKHLEKQWLVFAVEKLEYLSMYKRKWIYAGVGIIAIISIFGIIRIKTTGNITGDLPQDDPITQDLHFIQDNFRGSIPFDILINTKDSNVYWNRFKEIEDVQNYLAKFEYFSKSLSVADGIKIINMAYSNNDSSRYVIPSVTKMNKMLPYIKNSAGGTGSNAFLDSTKTITRITMQIRDTGAYEIQAIVDSIGPVIDRLINPQYAAMDSAYQQIIKKSGQEKTGALQLFYSEYPAVTSDLKRFYSGTDDVNNIDESSLYANHDNAGFNDSLKKAIDENHWDVTFTGTSVVSSNGTQYLVINLFTSLSIAIVLIGLIMAFLFKSWRMVIISLVPNFIPLMTTAAIMGYFGVPMKPSTLLVFSIAFGISVDDTIHFLAKFRQELKHHEHDFRRCVLMALRETGASMIYTSIILFFGFLMFTFSEFGGTKALGILVSLTLLVAMLSNLIVLPTLLLWMDKKMIVKAMREPMLQIFHEEEDIEFDNLEIENTVRKYEAEDSNSKQINDE